DNA from Lachnospiraceae bacterium C1.1:
GATGTGCTGAAGCTGAAATACAAACCTTTATTCCGGAAAAAGGAGAATTTGAAACAGAGCATTTAAAAGGTATGCTTGAACTTGTTTCCTTAAACGGCAATATTGTATCAGATGATAACGAATATTATCATCACACTCATGCTGTATTTTCCTATAAAGAAAATAATGAACATCAACTTGCAGCAGGTCACATAAAGTCTATCACTGTTTTATATACCGCAGAGATAGAACTTCGCCCTACTCTTGGAGGAAGTATCAGCAGAAGCTTTGACCCGGAAACGGGTACCGGCTTTTGGAATTTCGACGAATAATAAATAAACTCCGGCCTTCGAAAATTTCCAAGGTCGGAGTTTATAATTATTTCATCAATTTTCTGATCAATATGCAAACAAATATTAACGCTGCGATAATTGGAAGTAATGGTTTATCATTATATTCACCATTATCCAGCAAGCTTTTAACCGTATCGCCATGACGTTTCTCATCATTTTTTACGGATTCAACTTCCGGAAACTCATCTATTATTTTTTCATAACCGGCTATAGCTGAATATTCTCCTTTTGCAATTAACGGATACATAATGCGTTTTCCCAAAAGGCGATAGAGTATCACTACCATATTTGCCTGCTTTGTATTTGGAGACAATACCTTATTTGTATATTTCTTAAACACAGAAGCATGTCTTCCCTCATCTGCCGCAAGTCTCTTAAATGTTTCAGCATCTGTTTGGTTGCTTACTGCTTCGGCCATTCGAAGGTATGTTTCCACACCATCGAGTTCTCCCTGCTGTGATTCAATTAATATATTCATTTTTTCTTCAGTTATTTCCATATTATTCCCTTTCAAGACCTCTTAGAAGAGATCCAGCATACTGTCTAAATATATTTCTTCCCTTACCTTTAATTGATATTCAGGTTTGGTCATATAATATAATAAAAATTCAAGGATAACAGCGCTTCCCAAACTGCGTCCTTCAATCTTAAAATTATTAAATCCTTTTGGTAAATATAATTTGCGTATTTCATCTATTCCGATAAAAGCCGGGTTTTTCATCGCTTCCGAAAATCTGTATCCTTTTTCTGCGTTTGGTGAGTGGCAAATATGATCTTCACATTCCTCACCCAGGCTTTTTCTGCTCACATTTTCGTAGCATTCTTTTCTTTCTTTACATCCGAACCAGCAACACTCGTTAGATAAGAATTCCACTTTATTTTTTTGATTCTGAGATAAAAGATCCAGTCTTTCAAAATTTTTATTTAATCTAAAATCCGGAACAACATAACTAAAATCTTTTCTATCTAATTCTTTTTCAAAATCATCAAAATCTGTCAGTACCTTTGTAGTTGACGACACAAAATAATAATCTGGATATTTTTCCTTAATATAGCTCAAGAGCAGGTCCGAGCTTATTATTATTCCGTTCTGACAACCTTCATTTTTATTAAATATCTCACATAATGAATTAGATTTTTTATCTAAAAGATGTTCTTCCCGGATCAAAGAATTACTGAATGTCAGTCTGGCAGATATTCTATATTCACGCAGCAGTTCCGCAACTTTCTCCGGATCCTCTTCTCCGAAACCCACTCTTCCGCCGCCCCATATACAATCTGCCGGAGCGCCATATATGGATCCAATTTCACCCCATTCATAAAAATATTCCCTGTGCTCATTGTAAAGCAAAAGAAAGACTTTATATAATTCGTAAAACTCAAATAAACCGGGAAGATGATAATACACCTTTTTTTCTTTCTTATTACTTTTCAATGTCTCCGGTCCAGTCAAGGATTCCTCCACATTCAATGATATTCTTATATCCTATTTTTACCAGTTTTCCTGCTGCCTGCTTACTCCTTCTACCGGTTCTGCAATATACATAAATGGTCTGATCATAATCGGGGAGCAGATTGATTTTTTCATTCGAGATATCTTCATTTGCATAATTAACAGCCCCGGGAATATGACCGGATGCAAATTCATCGGATCGTCTTACATCTAAGATTATGTAGTCTCCTGATGTCTTAAAAATTTCCTTTGCTTCATCCATCGTAATTGACTTATAATCTGCCATACTTTCTCCTCCGGAATTTTTCTTTTTTAATAATATTGATGTTGCTTTATCTGCTCCACCTATGATTTCTGATGTTTTATCTTTATGATTTTTCTCTCTTATATTCTTCAATGTCGCAAAGGTAATAGACAAAATAGCCACAATACCTATATATAATAAAATTTTTTTATTAATAAGCAGCCCTCTTAAAACATTATTAAAGTTACTTAAATCATTTTTAGCAAAATTATTGACTAACTTTTTAGATCATTTCAACGTATCTTTCTATTCTTTTGAAAATATCATCCAGACTAAAATAACCGCTTTCTCTGATAGATAGTTTGCCACTAATAAATACCACTATCGTTGGAACTGAAAAAATACCATATTCTGCAGCAATTTCAGGAAATTTTTCAATAGAAACATACCTACTTTTAATTTCTTTATAATTTTCAATCCAATGATCTATTTTCTGTTTTATTGCACTGCAGGGTGCGCAGGTTTCTGTTCCGAATTGAAAAATGACAATTTCTTTTTCCGCAATAAGTTCGTCTATCTTTTCATCTATTTCAAGATTTTTCATTTATTTTGACTGTCTTTCTGATCAGAGTTCTTTTCCGTTAGTTTCTATTACATGCTTATACCAGTCAAAAGATTTCTTTTTGTACCTGTTTAACGTACCTTTTCCTTCGTCATCTTTATCAACATAGATGAATCCATATCGTTTTGCCATTTCTCCTGTAGATGCACTTACAAGATCTATGACTCCCCACATTGTATATCCAAGTAAATCGACGCCATCCTTATCCACTGCGTCGATCATACACTTAATGTGTTCTCTCATATATTCAATACGATAATCATCTTCTACAGTTTTCTCTCCATCAGCTTTTGCCATAAGGATATCTTTAGCACCAAGTCCGTTTTCAACAATAAACATTGGCTTTTGATATCTGTCATAGATACTGTTCAATGTTATCCTGAGTCCGAGAGGATCTATCTGCCAGCCCCATTCGCTCGCCTTAAGATAAGGATTTTTTAATGTTGCAAATACATTTCCTGCTGTTTCTTTATTAACTTCTGGATCTGCACTGGTCAATCTTGATGAATAATATGAGAAGCTTATGAAATCGACAGTATTCTTTAACGCTTCTTTATCTTCATCTGTAATTTCAATATTGATTCCTTCTTTTTCAAAAAATTTCAATGCATATGACGGATAATATCCCCTCGCCTGTACATCAATAAAGAAATAGTTCTCTCTATCCTTAGTAATAGATTTCCATACATCTTCAGGATTACATGTATTAGCATAAGTATTTCCTGCCGCAAGCATACATCCTATCATTACTTTTGGATCAATTTCATGTGCTGCTTTTGTTGCTAAAGCTGATGCTACCAGTTCATTATGAGCTGCCTTATATTTTACAGATTTTTCATCCTCTCCTTCTTCTATTATTACTCCTGATGCCATAAATGGAAGATGAAGAAGCATATTTATTTCATTAAATGTAAGATAGTATTTAACCTTACCCTTATAACGGCTTACAACAGTTTTTACATATTTAACATATAAATCTATCATAATCCTGTTTTTCCATGAGCCATACTTTTCTGTTAAAGCTAAAGGAACATCAAAGTGTACCAGGGAAATTAGCGGTTCTATACCATACTCGACACATCTGTCAATAACTTTCTCATAGAATTTCAAACCATCCTCATTCGGCTCGCTTTCTTCACCAGTCGGATAGATTCGAGACCATGAAATACTAAATCTAAAACATTTAAGTCCAAGTTCATGTAGAAGTTCGAGATCTTCCTCCCATCTATGATAAAAATCAACTGCTTCATGACTTGGGTAACTATGTTTATCATCACATTTAAGGCTCCGAACTTTTCCTAATGCAACGGGAAAACGATCTTTTCCTGCAGGAACTACGTCTACATTAGAAATTCCACGACCACCTTCTAAATAACCACCTTCAAATTGATTAGCAGCTGTAGCACCGCCCCACAAAAAATTTTCTCTCATATTTTATTTTTCTCCTTTGTTTCAATTTATAAATAAAGATTTTATTGTTTGCGTCATCTCAGTTTCATTTTTTACAATAATGTCAGCCTTAATATCTCCATCTGTTTCTTTAACTTTACGCCTGTTAAACCATATTGCATTCCAGCCTGCATTCTTTGCGCCAATTATATCGTTCTCAAATGTATCACCAATATACCAGGCATTTTCTTTTTTTATCGCAAGTCTTTCAATTACATGATCAAATATTTTCTTTTCCGGCTTTGCATAACCAATCTCTCCGGATATAAAAATATTTTCATCAGGAATCCAATTACCAATATTCAAGGTTTTTATTTTTGACTTTTGATGCTCTTTACCACCATTTGAAATTATTGCCATATTTATATTTTTTTCCTTCAAATTACTCAGCATCTCTTTGACATTTTCTGTTATAATTATTTTCTTTTGAAATTCCTTATAATAACTTTGAATCTCCAATGCCTCTTCTCTGCTTATTACAAGTCCAAAATCCTTCATGGCTTTTTGATTTCTATAAGCATACATATCATCAGAAGATATCTTTCCGGAACTCCATTCTTCAAAAATCATATCACTATATTTTCTACTGGCTAAAAATATTCCTTCTATTTTCTCATCTACTATTTTTACATCGTTCTCTATAGTAATTGTTTTCTCTCTTTTTGAATAAAATTTTTCCAGAGCTTTTTGGAATGGCCAACAGAGATCATATAATGTATCATCCAGATCAAAAACTATTGTCTTGTTCATCAATTACTCCATTTTTCTAAATGGTATTTTTAGCAGCCCTTTCCATCAATTCCACATGCTGCTCCCTGCTGTACAATTTCATATCCTTTTTCCTCAAGGAATTTTTTCCAATCGATGATCACTTCATTGTCTTCTGTAACTATTGCAGGAATACCAATTGTTCCTGTCCCTTTAATCGGATCAAATATTTTATTAAGATCTCTGATTTTTATAAATACCGCTAAATCCTTAAGTGTTTTGCCGATATCTCTAAAATCATATTCAACCTTATTCGCATCCAGATTTGCCTTGAGTGCTACGCAATCTTTACACATTTCTGTTCCGTAAATTTTTATCATTTTTTCATTCCTTTCTACCATGTATTATATTAATTCCTTATTGTATTTTGCTGTTTTATTATAACATATTATTATTTCCTCACCGTGAGGATTTTCCATTCGATTATCCAAATTTTTCTTCTTAATATTTAATTCTAATTTTAGAAAAAAGGTGATATCGTCCTCACCGTGAGGATAATATCACCTTTTTATTAATTCTTTCTCAAAGCATTTTCAAGCTTTTTCCATTCATCTTCCGAATATTCTCTTTGCTCAAAGTTATCAAAACTGGTTTTCTTTTTATTCTTTGAACTATTAACAGGTTTATTTGGAAATGCTCCCTGTTCTATCATTTTACAAAAATATTTAACCTTATCTTCTATTGGTTCAAGACTCTTATCGTTAAAACGACTAGTAAAAGATAATGCAACTGCCATCAAATCCATAGCTGATTTTTTATTCTTTTTTGCGCAACTATATATACGCAATATTTCATCATTAGTAAATGCAATGCCTGTCATACCTAAAACAGATGATACTTGTGTATATAAAGCATCTTCTGTTAATGCAGGAGCAGATTCTTTTGCATCTACATAATTTTTTTCCTTTATAGAAAATCTATAACCTACAATCTTATTTGAAACCTTTTGCGATTCATAATCAAAAGTAAAATCACATTCGTCAATATTATTTATACTTTCTCGGGCGGGTTTTAAAACTCTTCTATCAATATCGTTCGATTGATACTTCTCCGAAAGTGAAAATTGATGTTTGATCTCCTCTATTGACATATCAAAGACACCAGGTGTTGCCTTTGGATATTCTCTATATCTCTTTTTATTTTCAAGGAACCAATATAATGCAATAGTATATTTTCCACGAAGCTGAGTTGTAACTTCTAATGATCCATAAGCGCCATGAACAATCTGAGAGCATAAAGCAAGATCCTTAAAAAAAGCAGTAGGTCTGAATTCTATAAAAGCACCTTCTCCTTTTTTCTTTCCATGATATCTTAAAATATCAAACCAGGGAACAACAATTTCATCATCTCCATCTTCGCCCAGTTCATCAAAGGTCAATAAACGTTTTTTTAGTTTTGATGCTCCGGAACGAAACGTTTGATATAGGGAGTTTGAAGAATCATATTTTTGATATTTAAGAAAGCTTGAAGGTTCTATTCTATATGTTTCATTTTCCGGAAATGATGACATTACTCCTAGTATAGCATCAAATACTATATTTTCAGCAGCGCTGAACTCCATTTTACAATGCATGATCAAGGCATCAGTTCTATAAGCTATACTTACGCCGCCTTTTTTCAAAGGATGTTTATTATCTTGAAGCGCTAAAAGCTTAAGAAGAGTTTCATGGGAATTTTCATTAAATGTTTCGACAAGTTTATCAACGGAAATAGCATCTTTAATAAAACCTTTGATCTGAACTTCATCTTCAGGAATCACAGCAAGACCATTCTCATCTACAATATCATAGAATCTTTCATCATGATCTATAATCCTGCCTTCTGATGTTGCAACTGTCTGATGCTCTATTTGACCTAACGAACTGGCCATAGGATATTCGCCATCAGTTATAAACTGATTTCCGTCAACTATGTCATAGTTAACCTGCTCTACCTTCTTTTTTCTTCCCATTATTTACCCCTGATCTTTTGCTGCTTATTATATTTCAACATGTTAAAGCTTAAATTTAACTGTCACTAATTCCGACAACTATATTCATATCTCATTTTTTTATTATATAAGGTGTTTCTCCGCTTTTCAAGTTTTTTGTCGGAGTTTTATTATTATCATCTCTGTTACCGCTGTATACTTGTAATAAATATAATTCCGACAGAATGAGTAGTAATTCCGACATTAATTTAATAAGTCGTTTTTTACTACTCATTCTGTCGGAATATGCTGGAATATAAATATCCCGTAATTTGTACGTGATTTATAGAAACAATTAATAAACAAACCCAGATCATAGCCTGACTCAAAATAAATCTTTTCATAAGTAAAAAACTACTCAATCTGTCGGAATTATTATTTTAAGCTTTATCTTTTAATGAAAAAATCGCGTAAAAACTCTATTTACAATTCAAAAGCTGTAATAACAACCAGATATTTACATTACTATTCAAACTGTCGGAGAAATTATAGCAGACTGTAATTAAAAGTCCGGCTTTTAATAACTATATTGGACTTATTATTTAAATTTATCGTACTATTGAAACTGTCGGTTTCCGACTATATATTATTTTTGTCGGAATTACTACTCAATCTGTCGCTTTTTACCAACTGATAATAATTTCTATAAATATAACTGCAACATAATTATCTTATGTAAACTAACTATTCAAACTGTCGGTTTCCGACTTTCTATAGTATTTGTCGTAGTTACTATTCAATCTGTCGGTTTTTACTTTATCAATCTTTTTAATTACTACTCAAACTGTCTGTTTCCGACAATATGTTATTTTTGTCGGAATTACTACTCAAACTGTCGGTTTTTGAATATCAATGACTCATCAATTAATATTAAATTACTTTGCATAAGCACTAGAATCTCGATAAATAAAACTAGTTAAACTGTCGGTTTCCGACAAAAATCAAATAATGCGTTTTTACTACTCAAATTGTCGGTGGTTCTATTCAAACTGTCGGAATGAACTCATTAAATTGTCGGCGTATTCTATTTAATTTGTCGGAATTTATTAATCAAACTGTCGGAGAAAAATCCTGCAAAGTCCGATAAACACTGGCATTAAAAAACTTCTGCTATACTATCTATACAATTACTATACATAAAGTATACTCTATCCGATCAGACATTCTCATTCTCAAGAATATATAAGTGATATTTATTATAAAAAACTTTAACCTGATATTAAAAATAAAGGATATAATTAAATTTAACCTTGATACTGTCAAAATATAATGTCATGAATATAGACAGTATCAAGATAGAGAGATAAATACGAATAATGAAACGGAAAATGAGTATTTGTCTTTTAAGATATTAAAAGATCTTTTTAAGAAAAATTTTATTCAAAATAATATAGAACTGAATGAAAATGGAAAATACAGTGAAGTTGATAAAGAAATAGTGAGATATTTTTTCTCTATGGGTGCAGGTGAGGAAAACTTTAAATGGATTTAATAACTTCCTCACCGTGAGGACACAAAATAATCATATAATCATTTTTGTTAAGATTAAATAATTATAGTTACTCTTAAATTTGTTAAATTGAAATAGGGATTATATATGGATAAAATAAATTTAATTGCTATAATTGAGCGAATGGTAGCTCGCTATATAAAATACTCCGATATAAAATATTCAGGAGGATTTATATATGAGAAAATTATTGACAATTGTTTTAACCGGAATCATTGTTCTTGGAGCTACGGGATGCGGAAGTGATAATACTAACTTAACCACAAAATCCCAATCAGAAGTGACTGTATCATCTACAGAGAATTTTACCGACAAAGAAAATAAAGAGGAAAAAGATGATAAAAAGATTTCGGAAGATATGTCTGTAGAAGAACTGTTGGAATCAGCAGAATACGGAAATGGAAGATCCTATACAACACTTGGACAAAAATATGAAAATGGAGATGGTGTAGAGCAGAATTATGATAAAGCTCTGGAATATTATTTACTTTCAGCAGAAGCAGATAATGCTGACTTTAAGGGATTAAGATATGCAGCTTTGTTTTATTATGAAGGAAAAGGTGTTGAACAGGATTATGATAAGGCAAGGGAATATTTTATTAAAGCAGCAGAAGCCGGTGATATTTCAGCTGCCTATTACCTAGGAATCATGTATGAAGAAGGAGAGGGTGTAGATAAGGATTTTTCGGAAGCTTTTAACTATTATGAGATGGCAGTTTCTAAAGTTGACGAATATCTGGAAAACGAGAAAAATAATGGACCTGATGAATTAAAAAAGGCATTATGTGCATTGGCTCGTATGTATGAAAAAGGTCTTGGAGTTGAGAAAGATACTGATAAGGCAATTCAATATTATCA
Protein-coding regions in this window:
- a CDS encoding DUF296 domain-containing protein — translated: MDYRKFDSAVYIRLDKGDEIISNIINICKKENIKSAIFSGIGGCAEAEIQTFIPEKGEFETEHLKGMLELVSLNGNIVSDDNEYYHHTHAVFSYKENNEHQLAAGHIKSITVLYTAEIELRPTLGGSISRSFDPETGTGFWNFDE
- a CDS encoding ferritin family protein, encoding MEITEEKMNILIESQQGELDGVETYLRMAEAVSNQTDAETFKRLAADEGRHASVFKKYTNKVLSPNTKQANMVVILYRLLGKRIMYPLIAKGEYSAIAGYEKIIDEFPEVESVKNDEKRHGDTVKSLLDNGEYNDKPLLPIIAALIFVCILIRKLMK
- a CDS encoding rhodanese-like domain-containing protein; the protein is MADYKSITMDEAKEIFKTSGDYIILDVRRSDEFASGHIPGAVNYANEDISNEKINLLPDYDQTIYVYCRTGRRSKQAAGKLVKIGYKNIIECGGILDWTGDIEK
- a CDS encoding thioredoxin family protein, which gives rise to MKNLEIDEKIDELIAEKEIVIFQFGTETCAPCSAIKQKIDHWIENYKEIKSRYVSIEKFPEIAAEYGIFSVPTIVVFISGKLSIRESGYFSLDDIFKRIERYVEMI
- a CDS encoding 6-phospho-beta-glucosidase, producing the protein MRENFLWGGATAANQFEGGYLEGGRGISNVDVVPAGKDRFPVALGKVRSLKCDDKHSYPSHEAVDFYHRWEEDLELLHELGLKCFRFSISWSRIYPTGEESEPNEDGLKFYEKVIDRCVEYGIEPLISLVHFDVPLALTEKYGSWKNRIMIDLYVKYVKTVVSRYKGKVKYYLTFNEINMLLHLPFMASGVIIEEGEDEKSVKYKAAHNELVASALATKAAHEIDPKVMIGCMLAAGNTYANTCNPEDVWKSITKDRENYFFIDVQARGYYPSYALKFFEKEGINIEITDEDKEALKNTVDFISFSYYSSRLTSADPEVNKETAGNVFATLKNPYLKASEWGWQIDPLGLRITLNSIYDRYQKPMFIVENGLGAKDILMAKADGEKTVEDDYRIEYMREHIKCMIDAVDKDGVDLLGYTMWGVIDLVSASTGEMAKRYGFIYVDKDDEGKGTLNRYKKKSFDWYKHVIETNGKEL
- a CDS encoding HAD family hydrolase, which translates into the protein MNKTIVFDLDDTLYDLCWPFQKALEKFYSKREKTITIENDVKIVDEKIEGIFLASRKYSDMIFEEWSSGKISSDDMYAYRNQKAMKDFGLVISREEALEIQSYYKEFQKKIIITENVKEMLSNLKEKNINMAIISNGGKEHQKSKIKTLNIGNWIPDENIFISGEIGYAKPEKKIFDHVIERLAIKKENAWYIGDTFENDIIGAKNAGWNAIWFNRRKVKETDGDIKADIIVKNETEMTQTIKSLFIN
- a CDS encoding glutaredoxin domain-containing protein; the encoded protein is MIKIYGTEMCKDCVALKANLDANKVEYDFRDIGKTLKDLAVFIKIRDLNKIFDPIKGTGTIGIPAIVTEDNEVIIDWKKFLEEKGYEIVQQGAACGIDGKGC
- a CDS encoding replication initiation protein; translation: MGRKKKVEQVNYDIVDGNQFITDGEYPMASSLGQIEHQTVATSEGRIIDHDERFYDIVDENGLAVIPEDEVQIKGFIKDAISVDKLVETFNENSHETLLKLLALQDNKHPLKKGGVSIAYRTDALIMHCKMEFSAAENIVFDAILGVMSSFPENETYRIEPSSFLKYQKYDSSNSLYQTFRSGASKLKKRLLTFDELGEDGDDEIVVPWFDILRYHGKKKGEGAFIEFRPTAFFKDLALCSQIVHGAYGSLEVTTQLRGKYTIALYWFLENKKRYREYPKATPGVFDMSIEEIKHQFSLSEKYQSNDIDRRVLKPARESINNIDECDFTFDYESQKVSNKIVGYRFSIKEKNYVDAKESAPALTEDALYTQVSSVLGMTGIAFTNDEILRIYSCAKKNKKSAMDLMAVALSFTSRFNDKSLEPIEDKVKYFCKMIEQGAFPNKPVNSSKNKKKTSFDNFEQREYSEDEWKKLENALRKN
- a CDS encoding tetratricopeptide repeat protein, producing MRKLLTIVLTGIIVLGATGCGSDNTNLTTKSQSEVTVSSTENFTDKENKEEKDDKKISEDMSVEELLESAEYGNGRSYTTLGQKYENGDGVEQNYDKALEYYLLSAEADNADFKGLRYAALFYYEGKGVEQDYDKAREYFIKAAEAGDISAAYYLGIMYEEGEGVDKDFSEAFNYYEMAVSKVDEYLENEKNNGPDELKKALCALARMYEKGLGVEKDTDKAIQYYQYAVDLGWDNVEEDIERLSK